In one window of Palaemon carinicauda isolate YSFRI2023 chromosome 2, ASM3689809v2, whole genome shotgun sequence DNA:
- the LOC137628495 gene encoding protein abrupt-like isoform X2, giving the protein MGDTELLSLNWDNHGATFCDALASLLWRGKDKYTDVTVSCEGRFYQVHKFVLSTCSEYFEKVFENTPCKHPVIVLSDVKCDVLESLLTFMYKGVVSVAHRDLSRLIKVAELLQVKGLKLPNEPAAFSELGSSKLSNEGLLSSRSSSDSPSPKRRRRGESNNYLTSSSQSRNNDSHESLRSEDRDNRVKEDRLFDLPQKPLCSAVTVSVVETSVKGDILDNDHVTDILESEYGGLGDHSGDVSRGTCGLSTPRLDDAKDGVSEPSPVTHPHPDPVLEVLASPSGIRGVFDGGVITRSSRGKVFASGDSQDMGVSRKRRPVASAKKYSCSYCDFRTHKKYNLKRHIRRHTGEEPSYN; this is encoded by the exons atgggTGACACAGAATTGCTCTCCTTGAACTGGGACAACCATGGGGCAACATTTTGTGATGCACTGGCGTCCCTCCTCTGGAGGGGAAAGGACAAATACACAGATGTGACCGTGTCATGCGAGGGAAGGTTTTACCAAGTGCATAAATTTGTGTTGTCCACCTGTAGCGAGTACTTTGAGAAGGTCTTTGAGAACACCCCATGTAAACATCCAGTGATCGTGCTGTCGGACGTCAAGTGCGATGTGCTCGAGTCTCTACTTACTTTCATGTACAAAGGCGTCGTCTCGGTGGCACACAGGGACTTATCGAGGTTGATTAAGGTGGCAGAACTTTTACAAGTCAAGGGTCTTAAGTTACCCAACGAACCTGCAGCGTTCAGTGAATTAGGATCCAGTAAACTTTCCAATGAGGGTCTGCTGAGTTCCAGATCGAGTTCAGACAGCCCATCTCCAAAGAGGAGGAGACGAGGTGAAAGCAACAATTACCTGACAAGCTCCTCCCAATCCAGGAACAATGATTCTCACGAGTCATTGAGGTCTGAAGATAGAGATAATAGAGTCAAAGAAGACAGGTTGTTTGACCTACCCCAAAAGCCTCTGTGTTCTGCGGTAACGGTCAGTGTGGTTGAAACCTCGGTCAAGGGAGATATTCTAGATAATGATCATGTAACTGACATTCTTGAGTCTGAATATGGTGGGTTAGGGGATCATTCTGGAGATGTGTCTCGAGGTACTTGTGGCCTTTCAACACCCAGGTTAGATGATGCAAAGGATGGTGTCTCGGAACCGTCTCCTGTAACTCATCCTCATCCTGATCCTGTTTTAGAAGTCTTAGCCAGTCCTTCTGGAATACGAGGGGTGTTCGATGGAGGTGTCATAACGAGATCTTCTCGGGGTAAAGTCTTTGCCAGTGGTGATAGTCAGGATAT GGGTGTTAGCAGAAAGAGGAGGCCTGTGGCTAGTGCCAAAAAGTACTCATGTTCTTACTGTGACTTCCGTACTCATAAGAAGTATAACCTTAAACGCCACATACGGAGACATACGGGTGAAGAGCCTTCATACAACTGA
- the LOC137628495 gene encoding protein abrupt-like isoform X1: protein MGDTELLSLNWDNHGATFCDALASLLWRGKDKYTDVTVSCEGRFYQVHKFVLSTCSEYFEKVFENTPCKHPVIVLSDVKCDVLESLLTFMYKGVVSVAHRDLSRLIKVAELLQVKGLKLPNEPAAFSELGSSKLSNEGLLSSRSSSDSPSPKRRRRGESNNYLTSSSQSRNNDSHESLRSEDRDNRVKEDRLFDLPQKPLCSAVTVSVVETSVKGDILDNDHVTDILESEYGGLGDHSGDVSRGTCGLSTPRLDDAKDGVSEPSPVTHPHPDPVLEVLASPSGIRGVFDGGVITRSSRGKVFASGDSQDMSSSVDLPTQDSGQLPQMNQVLGQEILRGRGVSRKRRPVASAKKYSCSYCDFRTHKKYNLKRHIRRHTGEEPSYN, encoded by the coding sequence atgggTGACACAGAATTGCTCTCCTTGAACTGGGACAACCATGGGGCAACATTTTGTGATGCACTGGCGTCCCTCCTCTGGAGGGGAAAGGACAAATACACAGATGTGACCGTGTCATGCGAGGGAAGGTTTTACCAAGTGCATAAATTTGTGTTGTCCACCTGTAGCGAGTACTTTGAGAAGGTCTTTGAGAACACCCCATGTAAACATCCAGTGATCGTGCTGTCGGACGTCAAGTGCGATGTGCTCGAGTCTCTACTTACTTTCATGTACAAAGGCGTCGTCTCGGTGGCACACAGGGACTTATCGAGGTTGATTAAGGTGGCAGAACTTTTACAAGTCAAGGGTCTTAAGTTACCCAACGAACCTGCAGCGTTCAGTGAATTAGGATCCAGTAAACTTTCCAATGAGGGTCTGCTGAGTTCCAGATCGAGTTCAGACAGCCCATCTCCAAAGAGGAGGAGACGAGGTGAAAGCAACAATTACCTGACAAGCTCCTCCCAATCCAGGAACAATGATTCTCACGAGTCATTGAGGTCTGAAGATAGAGATAATAGAGTCAAAGAAGACAGGTTGTTTGACCTACCCCAAAAGCCTCTGTGTTCTGCGGTAACGGTCAGTGTGGTTGAAACCTCGGTCAAGGGAGATATTCTAGATAATGATCATGTAACTGACATTCTTGAGTCTGAATATGGTGGGTTAGGGGATCATTCTGGAGATGTGTCTCGAGGTACTTGTGGCCTTTCAACACCCAGGTTAGATGATGCAAAGGATGGTGTCTCGGAACCGTCTCCTGTAACTCATCCTCATCCTGATCCTGTTTTAGAAGTCTTAGCCAGTCCTTCTGGAATACGAGGGGTGTTCGATGGAGGTGTCATAACGAGATCTTCTCGGGGTAAAGTCTTTGCCAGTGGTGATAGTCAGGATATGTCATCTTCTGTCGACCTTCCCACTCAAGACTCTGGACAACTTCCGCAGATGAATCAGGTGCTGGGACAAGAAATCCTCAGAGGAAGGGGTGTTAGCAGAAAGAGGAGGCCTGTGGCTAGTGCCAAAAAGTACTCATGTTCTTACTGTGACTTCCGTACTCATAAGAAGTATAACCTTAAACGCCACATACGGAGACATACGGGTGAAGAGCCTTCATACAACTGA